CATCCACAGAATTTCGGGCTGGACTACGATGCCTTCCAGCACATGGTGGGAGACTGTCCTCCAGACTTTCTGCAGCTTACCTTCAACTGCTGTAATGTGAGtgtctttctccctctgcctttcaTCAGGGGCTGGTTGAACCCTTTTCATCTGGTTAGGATTGTACAGAGAGGCTGCTAATTAGCTTCATGAGGgaccttattttcttttctttttttttttttttttgagacggagttttgctcttgttgcccagactggagtgcaatggtgccatcttggctcattgcaacttccacctcccaggttcaagcaattctcctgcctctgcctcggcctcccgagtagctgggattacaggcatgcaccactacgcccggctaattttgtatttttagtagagacggggtttcttcatgttgaggctggtctcgaactcctgacctcaggtgatccacccgcctcggcctcccaaagtgctgggattacaggagtgagccaccacgcccggccaagggaCCTCATTTTCACTGTAGTGACAGCAACCacacctccttctcctccctctggCTCTTAACTAACCTATTCGGAGCCCTGgaccaaggaaagaaaaaatttgctTTGTATTATCTGGTCCTCAGCCTGTAGGATAGACCCATCACTCCTTGCCTTGGGTGTTGATGGAACTCTGGTCCGGTTTTATTGTTGGACTGTGGATCCAACTGGTCCTGAGGCATATGAGAAAGGCTCTTCTTGGCCTTCATGTTAGCTCGGGGGCTAGGACCTTATCTGTTAGGATCAAGGGGTAGGTGGGCTTTGTTCAGATACCTCCCAGAAATACATTAGGAGCAGAACTCAAGAACAGAATAAACTAATATGAGCATACTTTGGAAGGTTCTGTGACAAGATGATAAGACAAACACTAAGACAGGGAGGGCAGTAGACAATAGTGTTTTCCCTGACCTGAACTGTATCTTCATTGTCTGGGGCCTTTAGAAAAGGTCTCTTAGCTGCACATCTGAATCTTCAAAGATGCCAGAAATAGACTCAAATGCCATCTTTGGGGTGGGAGATGGAGTGCAGGGCTCATGGCTGTTGTGTATACCTACAGATGGACCCCAAACTGCGCCCATCTTTTGTGGAGATTGGGAAGACCCTGGAGGAAATTCTGAGCCGCCTACAGGAAGAAGAGCAGGAAAGGGATAGGAAGCTGCAGCCCACAGCCAAGGGTAAGAGATTAGACCAGGGAGCCAAACCTAACCCTAAGGGAGGAAATTCGGATGTGGGGCCTTCTCCTCTTAGGATTGTGATTGCCAGGATCCCAGGTCCAGAAATAAAGGGGAGGGGGGAGATAACACAGAAAGTACTGGCCTCTTTAAGAGCTGTGGCTTAGCATACTGCTTCCCATCTCCGAGTCTGTTTCTTCATTGGTGAAACGGGGCTGTGGTATCAACTTCCTTTCATGAGTGAAAACATTATGTGGTAAAATGCTGCTTCTATTTGTTATGACTAGTGAGAGTAACCCAGACTTAATTATTCTTCAGGATTCTTGGAGAAAGCACCTGGGGTGAAGCGACTAAGCTCCCTGGAAGATAAGATCCCCCACAAGTCACCATGCCCAAGACGTACCATCTGGCTGTCTCGAAGCCAGTCAGACATCTTTTCCCGTAAGCCCCCACGTACAGTGAGCGTCTTGGACCCATACTACCGGCCACGAGATGGTGCTGCCCGCACCCCCAAAGTCAACCCTTTTAGTGCTCGCCAGGACCTCAAGGGGGGCAAGATCAAGTTTTTTGACCTGCCCAGCAAGTCTGTCATCTCTCTGGTATTTGACCTGGATGCACCAGGGCCTGGAACTATGCCCCTGGCTGACTGGCAGGAGCCCCTGGCCCCACCTATTCGCCGGTGGCGTTCCTTGCCTGGTTCGCCTGAGTTCTTGCATCAGGCTTGTCCATTTGTGGGCCGGGAAGAATCGCTATCTGATGGGCCCCCACCACGCCTAAGTAGTCTCAAGTACAGAGTTAAAGAGATCCCACCATTCCGGGCATCTGCCCTACCAGCTGCTCAAGCCCATGAGGCTATGGACTGCTTCAGTCTCCAGGAAGAAAACGGTTTTGGGTCCAGGCCCCAGGGGACCAGTCCATGCCCTGTGGGTGCTTCTGAGGAGATGGAGGTAGAAGAAGAAAGGCCAGCAGGCTCAACTCCAGTCACCTTTTCCACCTCAGGCACAGGCCTGCAAACCCAGGGAAAGCAGGATGGGTGAGGGGGGTTAGTCCCTGCCTCACCTTGGGGATGGACCTTCAGCTGAAACCATATGGCCCCCTAGGTGCACAGCCTTGATTCTTCCCTGGAGCCTACAGAGTAGGCAGGCTAGGCTAACCCAGGCTCAACTTCTGGGCTCCCAGTGCCCATTGGCTGTGTATGACAGGGGAGGCAGGAGTGAGAGGCCTTCCTAGTTAGGGCCAATAGCTGATATCAAGCCTCTGAAATCCGGCAAGGAGGTCTGCCTCCCACTGGACCCCCTCCAGTGCACTTCCCCAGACAGGACCAGAGGATGTCTAGTTCTAGGCTGAGCTGGCAGGCACCCATTACCCCGGTTCTTTCCCCACCCCAGGTCTGTCTCTTGCCCTTTCTTGGGGCATGTAAGCTACTGAGTGGAACATGGAGCTGACTAAAAGCCATAATGGGCATGGCTGTTTCCCAGACCTGAAGATTGGGGTGCTTCTTGCCAGTATTCTAAGACACTTGAGTAATTGCTGTTTGCACTTACTGCATGGTCAGACCACGTCACTATGTTTCTATGCAAGGGGAGAGCAAGGCAGTGTTGTGGTCATGGCTCTTAGCTAACCTATTCAAAGACCCTTTTCCCGTTGATTaatctattttcatatttataaagcAGTCTTAATGTTCTGCCCCATAAGACTTTCAACCTTATAGTTGGGAGTGGGGCTGGTTTTGTAGGCCCTAGGGCCTGCTTCTATGTATTTGTCAACATGTGACACATTCAGTTGATTAAATGGTTTATACATGGActgattttcttcccttcctgccaTGGCTGGAACTTTGGGAACAGTCTGTCCTTACAGAGCTGCAATAAGAAATAACCAAAGATGAAGCTGGtcaaatattttcataacttgcttctgttgattttttttgtaaaactttCCCAAGACATTTTCAGACTTAAAAATAAAGTCGGTGTTGCAGGTGCTGGTCAGCCTTCTTACTTGTACCTCAAGACACTGAGATAAAGGAGGAGGTCCAGGGCAATGCAGTGATATGTCTGTCAGGACACTCCCCTTTCCCTAAACTCAGTAGTAGTTGAGTATGACATTTACAGGCTAGAAAGACCCAAAATACCTCCGTTCCACCTGAGTGCTAGGTGGAAGTTGCATCAGCTGCTGCCCCAAGCGAGCTTCATCTTCTGATTGTGGGCTTTGGAGGAACGGGAGAACTGGCTCTTGGCCACTGTGAGGGGTACAGCTTTGCCACTCAAATATACCTTATTGTGGCATTCAGGGAGCCAGGGTCCAGAGCTGCCGGGCTGGGGTCCCTGGCTTACTTCCACATAGGCCATCACATAACCTGTCATAAAGGCATCAAAACCAGCCCGGTGCAATCCATCCCCAGGTACTGGGTTAGAACTGGCTTGGCTCCCTGGCACTTCTGAGGTAGCTGTATTAGCTATTTCAGGCCTTGTTGCTGTAACTCCCATCTCTAAGTCATTTTTATTGCCTTGGTTGGAGTGAGGCAGGTTCCTAGTTTCATTCTCAGCCACCTCCTGCTCGGTTTCTTCAGCCTTGAGGCTATCCCCACAGACCTGCTTCTTGGGAGGACCATCCTTAGCTtccccagaggtctgtgtccctgGTAGGTTCAACAAGGCCCTCTTCCGTTTTTCCCTACGTCGTCGCCGTCGCCGCTTGTCCTCTGCTGCAGCCTCATCAGTGTCAATGATAAGGTCA
The genomic region above belongs to Piliocolobus tephrosceles isolate RC106 chromosome 1, ASM277652v3, whole genome shotgun sequence and contains:
- the TESK2 gene encoding dual specificity testis-specific protein kinase 2 encodes the protein MDRSKRNSIAGFPARVERLEEFEGGGGGDGNVSQVGRVWPSSYRALISAFSRLTRLDDFTCEKIGSGFFSEVFKVRHRASGQVMALKMNTLSSNRANMLKEVQLMNRLSHPNILRFMGVCVHQGQLHALTEYINSGNLEQLLDSNLHLPWTVRVKLAYDIAVGLSYLHFKGIFHRDLTSKNCLIKRDENGYSAVVADFGLAEKIPDVSMGSEKLAVVGSPFWMAPEVLRDEPYNEKADVFSYGIILCEIIARIQADPDYLPRTENFGLDYDAFQHMVGDCPPDFLQLTFNCCNMDPKLRPSFVEIGKTLEEILSRLQEEEQERDRKLQPTAKGFLEKAPGVKRLSSLEDKIPHKSPCPRRTIWLSRSQSDIFSRKPPRTVSVLDPYYRPRDGAARTPKVNPFSARQDLKGGKIKFFDLPSKSVISLVFDLDAPGPGTMPLADWQEPLAPPIRRWRSLPGSPEFLHQACPFVGREESLSDGPPPRLSSLKYRVKEIPPFRASALPAAQAHEAMDCFSLQEENGFGSRPQGTSPCPVGASEEMEVEEERPAGSTPVTFSTSGTGLQTQGKQDG